The following coding sequences lie in one Synechococcus sp. PCC 7336 genomic window:
- the hflX gene encoding GTPase HflX translates to MYQQRLPRDRLLTAEFAQRLGAVGATLKPQSVSAFVNRRGQVIRVAIGNPMEAQIPLLELPRQGAERLSGIRCISTQYSTREPGQKTLLAMALQRLDALVTLHVTGEGSVGKQGRGAAGFVSTVHLSHLVPAAGDRWSVSPPLQLGAAIEENFLDLVEGLESEFSRLYSARQVDGKRDRAVLVGLLTAGHTQDQLEERLSELELLVDSAGGDVLEALWQRRDTLHPKTAIGPGKVQELALLVQDVGANMVVFDRELSPSQVRTLEDRVGVRALDRTEVILDIFAQRARSRAGKLQVELAQLEYLMPRLAGRGRTMSRLGGGIGTRGPGETKLEMERRGIQRRIALLQKQVNELQAHRRRLRQRRQQRDIPTIAIVGYTNAGKSTLLNALTASDAYAADRLFATLDPTTRRLQLDADTPLLLTDTVGFMTELPPQLVDAFRATLEEVTEADALLHVVDLSHPSWLEQIEAVDKLLDDMTVATGPRQLVFNKIDRVPAEQQTLVAEKYPRSLQVSATERLNFDTLLEVLGRFAQRATLKAV, encoded by the coding sequence TTGTACCAACAGCGCTTGCCTCGAGATCGCCTGCTGACAGCTGAGTTTGCCCAGCGCCTGGGAGCGGTTGGGGCGACGCTGAAACCTCAATCCGTCTCCGCATTTGTGAATCGGCGCGGCCAGGTAATTCGGGTGGCGATCGGCAACCCGATGGAAGCCCAGATCCCGTTGCTGGAGTTACCCCGCCAGGGGGCCGAGCGGCTGTCGGGGATTCGCTGTATTTCGACCCAGTATTCCACCCGGGAGCCGGGACAGAAGACACTGCTGGCTATGGCCTTACAGCGTTTGGATGCGCTCGTCACGCTGCACGTCACGGGCGAGGGATCGGTGGGCAAGCAGGGGCGCGGGGCGGCTGGGTTTGTCAGCACAGTCCACCTGTCTCACTTGGTCCCTGCTGCTGGCGATCGCTGGTCGGTGTCTCCCCCGCTGCAATTGGGGGCTGCGATCGAAGAGAATTTCCTCGATTTAGTCGAGGGCTTGGAGTCGGAGTTCAGTCGGCTCTATTCAGCGCGGCAGGTGGATGGCAAACGCGATCGCGCGGTTCTGGTGGGATTGCTAACCGCCGGCCACACCCAAGATCAACTGGAAGAGCGCCTGTCCGAACTGGAATTGCTGGTGGATAGTGCGGGTGGCGACGTCTTGGAGGCTTTGTGGCAGCGGCGGGATACCTTGCATCCCAAAACGGCGATCGGTCCCGGTAAAGTGCAAGAGCTGGCCCTGTTAGTACAGGATGTGGGGGCCAATATGGTGGTGTTCGATCGCGAGTTATCCCCGTCGCAAGTGCGGACTTTGGAGGATCGGGTGGGGGTGCGGGCGCTCGATCGCACTGAGGTGATTCTGGATATTTTTGCCCAACGGGCGCGATCGCGGGCGGGCAAGCTGCAGGTGGAGTTGGCCCAATTGGAATATCTCATGCCTCGCTTGGCAGGTCGAGGTCGAACGATGTCTCGCTTGGGGGGCGGCATCGGCACGCGGGGTCCGGGGGAAACCAAGTTGGAGATGGAGCGGCGGGGGATTCAGCGGCGGATTGCCTTGCTCCAAAAGCAAGTGAACGAGCTGCAGGCCCATCGGCGGCGGTTGCGGCAGCGGCGGCAGCAGCGGGATATCCCCACCATTGCGATCGTGGGATATACCAATGCGGGCAAGTCCACCCTGCTGAATGCCCTGACAGCATCGGATGCCTATGCCGCCGATCGCTTATTTGCCACATTGGATCCGACCACGCGGCGGTTGCAGTTAGATGCCGATACGCCGTTACTCCTCACCGATACGGTGGGATTTATGACGGAGTTGCCGCCGCAGTTGGTGGATGCATTTCGAGCCACGTTGGAGGAGGTGACGGAGGCAGATGCGCTCTTGCATGTGGTGGATCTGTCCCATCCCAGTTGGTTGGAGCAAATTGAGGCGGTGGATAAGCTGCTGGATGACATGACAGTCGCTACAGGACCGCGTCAGTTGGTATTTAATAAAATCGATCGCGTACCGGCAGAGCAGCAAACCCTGGTGGCTGAGAAATACCCGCGATCGCTACAAGTCTCCGCCACGGAGCGACTCAACTTCGACACTCTATTGGAGGTTTTAGGTCGCTTTGCCCAGAGAGCGACGTTGAAGGCGGTTTGA